In one Nitrososphaera viennensis EN76 genomic region, the following are encoded:
- a CDS encoding Lrp/AsnC family transcriptional regulator translates to MTLAFVFLNCDIGTEKAVMGEMNRISGVSEAIGVSGVYDIVAKLHADSNGGITNILKRFHTIAHVRSCSTMIVAEELHDWQYDK, encoded by the coding sequence ATGACGCTTGCTTTTGTCTTTTTGAACTGTGATATTGGGACTGAAAAGGCCGTAATGGGAGAGATGAATCGAATCTCGGGTGTTTCCGAAGCTATTGGTGTGTCAGGTGTTTATGATATAGTAGCCAAACTGCATGCCGATTCAAACGGCGGGATAACGAATATCCTAAAAAGGTTCCACACGATTGCCCACGTCAGATCGTGTTCAACCATGATTGTTGCCGAAGAACTCCATGATTGGCAATATGACAAGTGA
- a CDS encoding translation initiation factor eIF-1A yields the protein MYVYLVFNIGKRRVLNEAQLKEMMMPGQGQLFGRVIKLVGGDNIIVKCTDGKVRTCRIRGKIKRRMWIRDNDLVLVAPWDFQSDRADIIWRYISAHAEKIKQDGHLAGLDA from the coding sequence GTGTATGTATACTTGGTCTTTAACATAGGAAAGCGAAGAGTCCTCAATGAAGCTCAATTGAAAGAGATGATGATGCCCGGCCAGGGTCAGCTTTTTGGGCGAGTAATAAAGCTGGTTGGCGGTGACAACATCATAGTAAAGTGTACCGACGGCAAGGTGCGCACGTGCCGCATCAGGGGCAAGATAAAGCGCAGGATGTGGATCCGCGACAACGACCTCGTTCTCGTCGCGCCGTGGGATTTCCAGTCAGATAGGGCCGACATCATCTGGCGCTACATCTCGGCGCACGCTGAAAAGATCAAGCAAGACGGACACTTGGCAGGTCTTGATGCCTAG
- the hflX gene encoding GTPase HflX encodes MKPVVLVAYPDAFAIEEAKSLVDSADRAIVGTFTQKYLNHSRYGIGSGKAEEIKAFVKESKAEQVVIDEHLTPRQIYNLEKLTGVQVIDRERLILDIFYSRATSTEAKLQIELAEIEYEMPRVRENAKLTSSGERAGKGGMGEYIVDVRFRDLKRRISFIKEKLKNAQRKRELCHQQRIKTGMTVVSLVGYTSSGKTTLFNLLTGEHKQTSSSLFTTLSTTTRSLKVNNEQEVLLTDTVGFISRLPTYMIDAFKSTLEESLAADLILLLIDASEGLQEIRIKYTACRHVLEELKADRSKVLVVFTKYDKLTNSEEVVKQIAADLGIPNPISISAKSGHGISKLGTMIGQHPRVLPVQASD; translated from the coding sequence ATGAAGCCAGTAGTTCTTGTGGCCTACCCTGATGCTTTTGCGATAGAAGAAGCAAAAAGCCTTGTAGATTCAGCAGATCGCGCTATTGTTGGGACGTTTACTCAAAAATATCTAAACCATTCACGGTATGGCATTGGCTCGGGTAAAGCTGAGGAGATAAAGGCATTTGTAAAGGAATCCAAAGCAGAACAGGTGGTCATTGACGAACACCTCACACCTAGACAAATATACAATCTAGAAAAGCTTACAGGAGTTCAGGTGATTGACAGGGAACGTCTGATACTTGACATATTTTACTCTCGGGCTACTTCAACGGAGGCAAAGCTGCAGATAGAACTTGCAGAGATCGAGTACGAAATGCCCCGTGTCAGGGAAAACGCTAAACTGACTTCAAGCGGCGAGCGTGCCGGCAAAGGGGGCATGGGAGAGTACATAGTTGATGTAAGATTCCGCGATTTGAAGAGGCGTATTTCATTTATCAAAGAGAAATTGAAGAATGCCCAGCGAAAACGCGAACTATGCCATCAACAGAGAATAAAGACTGGAATGACGGTCGTTTCGCTAGTGGGATATACCAGCTCAGGCAAGACCACATTATTCAATCTGTTAACAGGCGAACATAAGCAGACCTCTAGCAGCCTGTTTACAACACTCTCTACAACCACTCGATCATTGAAGGTCAACAACGAGCAGGAGGTCTTGCTTACCGATACTGTTGGTTTCATCAGTAGACTCCCAACGTACATGATAGATGCATTCAAATCAACATTGGAGGAATCGCTCGCGGCAGATTTGATTTTGCTCCTGATAGATGCTTCAGAAGGTCTTCAGGAAATTAGAATAAAGTACACTGCTTGCAGGCATGTACTGGAAGAGCTAAAGGCAGATAGATCGAAGGTCCTTGTAGTGTTTACAAAGTATGACAAATTGACGAATTCAGAAGAGGTGGTGAAACAGATTGCGGCAGATTTAGGAATACCAAATCCAATTTCTATATCTGCGAAAAGTGGCCATGGAATTAGTAAACTTGGGACAATGATTGGCCAGCATCCACGTGTGTTGCCGGTGCAAGCAAGTGACTGA
- a CDS encoding transcription initiation factor IIB: protein MITDLECGEIVCSNCGLVSQDIMTDGRAEWRTFGSDNNNSNNNRQRVGSPNSLASHDMGLSTIIGTDSRDSAGHKLDSSMNSTMQRLRTWDFRSRAYSPTHRNLMKAFSELGRLKDKLGLSNAMVEKTAYIYRKAQEKKLMKGRTISSILSAALYIACREMGAPRSLRETAEITNVKSKALSHHYRLLVRELDIKVPLIDPARYIAKIASKTRINEKTQRTAIDTMKNIIKKEISAGKNPVGLAATVLYISCLNNKEKITQREIADAAGVTEVTIRNRFKDLKVNLLCLN from the coding sequence ATGATCACAGACCTCGAATGTGGCGAGATCGTATGTAGCAATTGCGGGCTTGTATCGCAAGATATAATGACAGATGGCCGTGCAGAGTGGAGAACTTTTGGCTCGGACAATAATAACAGTAACAACAATCGCCAGAGGGTTGGCTCACCAAATTCTCTTGCATCCCATGATATGGGACTGTCCACCATCATCGGAACGGATAGCAGAGACTCTGCTGGGCACAAGTTAGATTCGTCTATGAATTCCACGATGCAAAGGTTAAGGACATGGGATTTCAGAAGTCGAGCCTATTCCCCTACGCACAGAAATCTGATGAAGGCCTTCAGTGAACTTGGCAGGCTAAAGGATAAGCTTGGTTTATCGAATGCAATGGTGGAAAAGACAGCTTACATTTACAGAAAGGCACAAGAGAAGAAGCTGATGAAGGGAAGGACCATCTCATCCATATTGTCTGCAGCCCTATACATTGCATGCAGGGAGATGGGCGCTCCAAGGTCACTCCGCGAGACGGCTGAAATCACCAATGTCAAGTCCAAAGCACTTTCACATCACTATAGGCTACTGGTTCGTGAACTTGACATCAAGGTTCCATTGATAGACCCTGCAAGGTATATCGCAAAGATAGCAAGTAAGACAAGAATCAACGAAAAGACGCAGAGAACTGCCATTGATACAATGAAAAATATCATCAAGAAAGAAATATCGGCCGGAAAGAACCCTGTAGGACTTGCAGCAACCGTCCTGTACATATCTTGTCTGAACAATAAGGAGAAGATAACCCAGAGAGAGATCGCAGATGCGGCAGGCGTAACAGAGGTAACTATCAGAAACAGATTCAAAGATCTGAAGGTCAACCTTCTCTGTTTGAATTAG
- a CDS encoding adenylate/guanylate cyclase domain-containing protein, translated as MRATTKQAAMNLYHAGLFPDVIAMQLDISKEEVDRVIKDAIAEEEKKRKSIKQASDTSSLGMFYLDAVVNIENIIKSAQLAMWKSLKGEMEFNISNEDTQNVLEKMAESKATFVILYIDIVGSTKLSMTLTPDKLAAIIRGFTHEMSLIVSTYGGYVLKYLGDAILAFFVVSDKSNPYIPCINAVHCARSMIRAMKEGLNIILNQEGYPELDVRVGMDVGESVVVQYGWDVQSLVVDGRKITVKKAHHDILGYTISMASKITGFAQPNQIVIGQYVYEALDEQQTDAFKLLPTPPETWSYVSSKTGNLYSLYASLSC; from the coding sequence TTGCGAGCAACAACAAAACAAGCTGCAATGAATCTGTACCATGCAGGCCTTTTTCCAGACGTGATTGCAATGCAGCTTGATATTAGCAAGGAAGAAGTTGATAGGGTCATAAAAGATGCCATAGCTGAAGAGGAAAAGAAAAGAAAATCCATCAAACAGGCCTCAGATACATCTTCATTGGGAATGTTTTACCTTGATGCAGTTGTCAACATAGAGAACATTATCAAGTCGGCTCAATTGGCAATGTGGAAGTCATTGAAAGGAGAAATGGAATTTAACATATCAAATGAAGATACTCAGAACGTCCTTGAAAAAATGGCAGAGTCTAAAGCCACTTTTGTGATACTGTACATCGACATAGTCGGCTCCACAAAGCTTTCAATGACTTTGACTCCAGACAAGTTAGCCGCAATAATCCGCGGATTTACGCATGAAATGTCACTTATAGTGTCAACATATGGCGGCTACGTATTGAAATATCTAGGCGACGCAATACTCGCATTTTTTGTTGTTTCGGACAAATCTAATCCGTATATACCATGTATCAATGCAGTACACTGTGCAAGATCCATGATCAGGGCGATGAAAGAGGGGTTAAATATTATCCTAAACCAAGAGGGCTATCCCGAACTTGACGTTCGTGTCGGCATGGATGTGGGGGAAAGTGTAGTAGTGCAATATGGGTGGGATGTCCAGTCTTTGGTCGTGGATGGCAGAAAAATAACTGTGAAAAAAGCGCACCATGACATTCTTGGCTATACTATTAGTATGGCATCCAAGATTACGGGCTTTGCACAACCAAACCAAATTGTAATTGGTCAATATGTGTACGAGGCGCTGGATGAGCAACAGACAGATGCTTTCAAACTGTTGCCAACCCCTCCCGAGACTTGGAGTTATGTGAGTAGTAAGACAGGCAATCTGTACAGCCTGTATGCTAGCTTATCATGTTAA
- a CDS encoding radical SAM protein codes for MVNLIYGRGITELLHEMPFYISIFKKIIAYRLFKSKQPMYGSVDVNNICNLHCTHCYWWLNRKEAEQDLTVEDWRGIIRDKFNKQKIFVITLVGGEPTLRPDIIEVFCKEMPRRVCVVTNATFPLRRFSGLYFYWVSMDGTEKVHDSIRGEGAYAKTKKNILDYVAGPDRDGRPAWTDIWITMTINSLNYMTVEELIEEWRGKVNKIGFQFHTPFVKGDPLMLPFGAVRNRVVDKIIEMKKKYPDFVINPVKQLSLMKGNWGGVGTTPVDCPSWAILSLDHMGRVKQPCCIGSADTKSMKPLCEECGLGCYSILVAQGIRGA; via the coding sequence ATGGTAAATCTCATCTACGGCCGCGGCATAACAGAACTGCTGCACGAGATGCCCTTTTACATCAGCATTTTCAAAAAGATCATCGCTTATCGCCTCTTCAAGAGCAAGCAGCCGATGTACGGCTCTGTAGACGTCAACAATATTTGTAATTTGCACTGCACGCACTGCTACTGGTGGCTCAACCGCAAAGAAGCAGAACAGGACCTGACGGTAGAAGACTGGCGCGGCATTATCCGGGACAAGTTCAATAAACAAAAGATATTTGTCATCACGCTTGTTGGAGGCGAGCCTACGTTACGGCCAGATATCATAGAGGTCTTTTGCAAGGAAATGCCCCGCAGGGTCTGCGTTGTTACAAACGCGACTTTTCCACTAAGACGCTTTAGCGGACTGTATTTCTACTGGGTGTCTATGGATGGAACCGAGAAAGTGCATGACAGTATAAGGGGAGAAGGCGCGTATGCCAAGACAAAGAAGAACATACTAGACTATGTCGCAGGCCCAGACCGTGACGGAAGGCCTGCATGGACTGACATTTGGATCACAATGACCATAAACTCACTAAATTACATGACCGTTGAAGAATTGATAGAAGAATGGAGGGGAAAAGTAAACAAGATTGGCTTTCAGTTCCACACACCCTTTGTCAAGGGAGATCCATTGATGCTCCCCTTCGGAGCTGTGCGCAACAGAGTAGTCGACAAGATTATTGAAATGAAGAAAAAATATCCCGACTTTGTAATCAACCCAGTCAAGCAGTTATCGCTTATGAAAGGCAACTGGGGCGGCGTCGGAACAACGCCTGTAGATTGCCCGTCGTGGGCAATACTGTCGCTTGACCATATGGGAAGAGTCAAGCAGCCCTGCTGCATCGGCAGTGCCGACACCAAGAGCATGAAGCCCCTGTGCGAGGAATGCGGCCTGGGATGCTACTCTATACTTGTGGCGCAAGGTATACGCGGCGCCTAG
- a CDS encoding CDC48 family AAA ATPase, giving the protein MKSNAFSLKILEAYTRDVGRGIARIDYEALDSIKASAGDIIEIAGGKRRIIAKCLPLYPSDEGKGVIRIDGLARSNSGVAIGDTVTITKVKAVPADKVILAPLESVPQLDEHYLADVLDNTPLVKGDKVTVPYFGGKLTFEVIHVTPASVPVLPNKKTIFHIAESDRVRDGIAQVTYEDIGGLKEEIQKVREMIELPLRHPEIFEKLGIEAPKGVLLYGPPGTGKTLLAKVVANETNAHFLSISGPEIMSKFYGESEARLREIFKEAKEKAPSIIFIDEIDSIAPKREEVMGEVERRVVSQMLSLMDGLEARGKVIVIAATNRQNALDPALRRPGRFDREIEIKVPDRRGRLEILQIHAHNMPLYEDVDLSRMAAITHGFVGADLEYLCKEAAMKCLRRMLPELNLEDEKVSLENLDRLIITKADFEQAINDVMPSALREVFLESSDVNWRDIGGLDDVKQELQEAVEWPLKYPDLYSTLGYRAPKGIILYGPSGTGKTLLAKAVATESEANFISVKGPELMSKWVGESERGIRELFRRARQASPCVIFFDEIDSIAAARGSEGSDGGGGGVVSQILTELDGISELREVVVIAATNRPDMIDKALLRPGRFDKIVFVPNPDIKTRSNILHIHVKEKNLGAEINLEKIATMTEGFSGADVSAVVNTAVSILVQEHLANYPAPAEATKHISEAELTMRHFEEAVKKIKKQRELKPSEKAVMSHYG; this is encoded by the coding sequence GTGAAAAGTAATGCTTTTTCATTAAAGATCCTTGAAGCGTATACGAGGGACGTAGGACGTGGCATCGCTCGCATAGATTATGAAGCCCTAGATTCGATTAAGGCATCGGCCGGCGATATCATAGAAATCGCGGGGGGAAAGAGACGAATCATTGCCAAATGCCTGCCTCTCTACCCAAGCGATGAAGGCAAGGGAGTGATTAGAATAGATGGCCTTGCAAGGAGTAATTCGGGAGTGGCCATAGGAGATACGGTAACGATAACAAAAGTAAAGGCGGTTCCAGCCGATAAAGTGATATTGGCGCCTCTAGAGTCGGTGCCCCAATTAGATGAGCACTACCTCGCAGACGTGCTAGACAATACTCCCCTTGTCAAGGGAGACAAGGTCACGGTACCGTACTTTGGAGGCAAGCTCACTTTTGAAGTAATACATGTAACCCCGGCATCTGTTCCTGTTCTCCCTAACAAGAAGACGATATTCCATATTGCAGAAAGTGACAGGGTTCGAGATGGTATAGCACAGGTCACCTATGAAGACATTGGCGGCCTGAAGGAAGAAATCCAGAAGGTCCGCGAGATGATAGAGCTCCCGCTCAGGCACCCCGAGATCTTTGAAAAGCTGGGAATCGAGGCGCCAAAAGGCGTACTGCTGTACGGCCCGCCAGGAACAGGCAAGACGCTGCTTGCAAAAGTGGTTGCCAATGAGACTAATGCGCACTTCCTTAGCATTTCCGGGCCAGAGATCATGAGCAAGTTCTACGGCGAGTCCGAGGCAAGGCTTCGCGAGATATTCAAGGAGGCAAAGGAAAAGGCTCCATCAATCATATTCATCGACGAAATAGACTCTATTGCGCCAAAGAGGGAAGAGGTCATGGGAGAGGTTGAAAGGAGAGTAGTCTCTCAGATGTTGTCTCTAATGGACGGGCTTGAGGCAAGGGGCAAGGTAATCGTAATTGCCGCAACTAACAGACAAAATGCGCTGGATCCAGCCTTGAGACGCCCCGGAAGGTTTGACAGAGAAATAGAGATCAAGGTGCCAGACAGGCGCGGAAGGTTAGAGATCCTCCAGATACACGCACACAATATGCCCCTGTATGAAGACGTGGACCTATCCAGGATGGCAGCAATTACTCACGGCTTTGTTGGCGCAGACTTGGAGTATCTCTGCAAAGAAGCAGCCATGAAATGTCTGCGCAGGATGCTGCCTGAGCTCAACTTGGAAGACGAAAAGGTATCGTTGGAAAACCTCGATAGGCTGATAATAACCAAGGCAGACTTCGAACAAGCGATAAATGATGTCATGCCATCCGCCTTGAGAGAAGTCTTCCTGGAGTCTTCCGATGTGAATTGGCGCGATATTGGCGGACTTGACGACGTAAAACAGGAATTGCAAGAGGCAGTAGAATGGCCCTTGAAATATCCAGACCTGTATTCGACACTCGGCTACCGAGCGCCAAAAGGCATCATCCTTTATGGACCCTCAGGCACTGGAAAGACGCTGCTTGCAAAGGCGGTGGCGACCGAGTCTGAAGCCAACTTTATCAGCGTGAAGGGTCCTGAATTGATGAGCAAGTGGGTGGGAGAGTCTGAAAGAGGAATTCGGGAACTATTCCGCAGAGCTAGGCAGGCCTCTCCCTGTGTAATCTTTTTTGACGAAATAGATTCAATAGCAGCGGCTAGGGGAAGTGAAGGCTCTGATGGTGGGGGCGGAGGGGTAGTCTCACAGATATTGACGGAGTTGGATGGCATCAGCGAACTTCGAGAAGTAGTTGTGATAGCTGCCACCAACAGGCCTGACATGATTGACAAGGCCCTGTTGAGGCCCGGAAGATTTGACAAAATAGTCTTTGTTCCAAACCCGGATATCAAGACGAGATCAAATATCCTGCATATTCACGTAAAGGAGAAAAATCTAGGGGCCGAAATAAATCTGGAAAAGATAGCGACCATGACCGAAGGGTTTAGTGGTGCGGATGTAAGTGCCGTGGTAAACACCGCAGTATCAATATTAGTCCAAGAGCATCTTGCAAATTATCCTGCTCCTGCAGAGGCAACGAAACACATATCCGAGGCAGAACTAACTATGCGCCACTTCGAGGAGGCGGTAAAGAAAATCAAAAAGCAAAGAGAATTGAAGCCTAGCGAGAAGGCAGTAATGTCACACTATGGATAA
- a CDS encoding ABC transporter permease encodes MNSIGNNNSSVGRFLHSSITVAEMEARKIRHDSTELWTRVVQPALWLLIFGTTFNSIRALQIGGDISYIQFITPGILAQSVLFIAIFYGITVVWERDVGIFTRLLSTPSPRASIVLGKSLAAGLRGIFQAIMIFGLALLIGVEIRLDPPAIAGVFAVVVMFAMCFSSLSMLLASYMKTRDRMMGIGQALTMPLFFASNAIYPIAVMPAWLQYVSLANPLSYVVDAIRAMLITGDYANLPIDIAALLLATVAFVALASVSIKRLLE; translated from the coding sequence ATGAATAGCATCGGCAACAACAACAGCAGCGTCGGAAGGTTCCTTCACAGTTCCATAACCGTGGCTGAAATGGAAGCAAGGAAGATACGCCACGATTCAACCGAGCTATGGACTAGAGTGGTGCAGCCTGCGCTTTGGCTGCTGATCTTTGGCACGACCTTTAACAGCATCAGGGCCCTGCAAATAGGCGGCGACATTTCCTACATCCAATTCATCACGCCGGGAATCCTCGCCCAGTCAGTTTTGTTCATAGCAATCTTTTACGGCATCACTGTCGTCTGGGAGCGCGACGTGGGAATCTTTACTAGACTTTTGTCTACGCCGTCGCCAAGGGCGTCCATAGTTCTAGGCAAGTCCCTTGCGGCTGGCTTGAGGGGAATCTTTCAGGCGATTATGATATTTGGGCTGGCCCTTTTAATCGGGGTCGAGATAAGGCTCGACCCGCCTGCCATCGCGGGGGTTTTTGCAGTGGTGGTGATGTTTGCCATGTGCTTTTCCAGCCTGTCCATGCTACTTGCCTCGTACATGAAGACTCGCGACAGGATGATGGGGATTGGCCAAGCTCTAACGATGCCTCTTTTCTTTGCAAGCAACGCCATCTATCCTATCGCCGTCATGCCTGCATGGCTTCAGTACGTGTCGCTGGCTAATCCCCTGAGTTATGTTGTCGATGCAATCAGGGCAATGCTCATCACCGGAGACTATGCGAATCTGCCGATTGATATTGCGGCGCTACTGTTGGCTACGGTCGCATTTGTCGCCTTGGCTTCTGTCTCGATAAAGAGACTGTTGGAATAG
- a CDS encoding ATP-binding cassette domain-containing protein, whose protein sequence is MQEEEQQLSQDKKNAIEAYNLIKTYRGGNVRAVDDISFSVTRGEIFGLLGPNGAGKTSTIKMVVTLAKATSGRLKVFGVDVSKSPQTVRGMLGYVPQSISVDADLTAYENLLIFSKLSYVNKQDRDERIREALQYMGLAERANDLVKHFSGGMMRRLEIAQALVNRPRILLLDEPSIGLDPASKRQVWKSIKQLRQDYGTTILITTHDMVEADTLCDRVAIMSAGKIAVLGNPAELKRAVGGGDRVTVNLASAVRLQNLQFLTSLGTVVAAAANDDDVDDDNEKNETSIQILVKDGEEAIPHIMDSFRSSGIRIESISVSKPTLDDVFMKYANRRLDDEEMITTRNSNNSHSSGARRDFVRHAK, encoded by the coding sequence ATGCAAGAAGAGGAGCAGCAGCTATCGCAGGACAAAAAGAATGCTATTGAGGCCTACAACCTGATCAAGACTTATCGCGGCGGTAATGTCCGCGCGGTAGACGACATCAGTTTCTCGGTAACGCGTGGAGAGATATTTGGTCTTCTCGGACCAAATGGCGCGGGCAAGACCAGTACCATCAAAATGGTCGTTACTCTAGCCAAGGCAACTTCTGGCAGACTAAAGGTCTTTGGAGTTGACGTCTCTAAATCACCTCAGACTGTAAGGGGTATGCTAGGATACGTGCCTCAGAGCATATCCGTTGATGCTGACCTCACCGCATACGAGAATTTGTTGATCTTTTCCAAGCTTTCGTACGTCAACAAGCAAGACCGCGACGAGAGGATACGCGAGGCGCTTCAGTACATGGGCCTCGCAGAAAGGGCGAACGACCTTGTCAAACATTTTAGTGGAGGCATGATGCGCAGGCTGGAGATAGCCCAGGCGCTAGTCAACCGGCCAAGAATCCTGCTCTTGGATGAGCCAAGCATAGGACTTGATCCTGCATCAAAGAGGCAGGTATGGAAAAGCATCAAGCAGTTGCGGCAAGACTATGGCACTACTATCCTGATCACGACTCACGACATGGTAGAGGCAGATACTCTGTGCGACAGAGTAGCAATCATGTCTGCAGGCAAGATAGCGGTTCTGGGAAATCCCGCCGAACTGAAAAGGGCCGTCGGAGGCGGGGACAGGGTGACTGTAAATCTTGCCTCTGCCGTACGCCTGCAGAACTTGCAATTCTTGACGAGTTTGGGCACGGTCGTCGCGGCGGCAGCCAATGACGACGACGTCGATGATGATAACGAGAAGAATGAAACATCGATTCAGATTCTGGTGAAGGACGGAGAGGAAGCTATACCGCACATCATGGATTCTTTTCGAAGCAGCGGAATCAGAATTGAATCCATTTCTGTAAGCAAGCCTACCTTGGATGACGTTTTCATGAAATATGCCAACCGAAGGCTTGATGACGAAGAAATGATCACAACCCGCAACAGCAACAACAGCCACTCTAGCGGCGCAAGGCGCGATTTTGTGAGACATGCAAAATGA